From a region of the Arachis ipaensis cultivar K30076 chromosome B09, Araip1.1, whole genome shotgun sequence genome:
- the LOC110262370 gene encoding uncharacterized protein LOC110262370 isoform X2 — translation METTKVLVEEDIVIVGAGIAGLTTALGLHKLGIPSLVLESSDKLRATGFALSIWKNGWKALDAVDAANTLRSKHPQLQGSGTTSLITGQQTSTISFKELGKNEIRCVRRHIMLEALASELSSDTIRYLSKVVAIEESGFFKLLHLSDGTTIKTKWLGFKEAAFTRRCEIRGCAEYKNNHGFEPKFMQFFGDGFRAGVIPTDEKGIYWFFTWNPTSEDKDLEHNPAKLKHFALDKLEKMPSDVRSVIENTELDNFCLSRLRYRHPWELLFGNISKGNVCVAGDAFHPMMPDIGQGGCSALEDGVVLARRLGEVLSKKQGTHLKDDNEEKKQYKRIEEAMKKYANERRWRGIDLISTSYMVGFIQQGGSKLVGFMRDKLLATFLGGLLLKKSDFDCGKLHNY, via the exons ATGGAAACAACAAAAGTGTTAGTTGAAGAAGATATTGTGATTGTTGGTGCTGGAATTGCTGGCCTCACTACTGCATTGGGACTTCACAA GTTGGGTATCCCAAGTTTGGTGTTAGAAAGTTCAGATAAATTGAGAGCCACTGGTTTTGCTCTATCAATATGGAAGAATGGATGGAAGGCCTTGGATGCTGTTGATGCTGCAAACACCCTCCGCTCCAAACATCCTCAACTTCAAGG GAGTGGGACTACTTCATTGATCACAGGACAGCAGACATCAACTATTTCTTTCAAGGAGCTAGGAAAGAA TGAAATTCGTTGTGTTAGAAGGCACATAATGTTGGAAGCacttgctagtgagctttctagtgacACAATCAGGTATTTGTCAAAGGTTGTTGCTATTGAGGAATCTGGATTCTTTAAGTTGCTCCATCTTTCTGATGGAACAACCATCAAAACTAAG TGGTTAGGCTTCAAGGAGGCCGCTTTCACTAGAAGATGTGAAATCAGAGGATGTGCAGAGTACAAGAACAATCATGGATTCGAGCCTAAGTTCATGCAGTTCTTCGGTGATGGTTTTCGAGCTGGTGTTATTCCTACCGATGAAAAGGGTATTTATTGGTTTTTCACTTGGAATCCAACCAGTGAAG ATAAAGATCTAGAACATAACCCAGCTAAATTGAAGCATTTTGCATTGGACAAACTTGAGAAAATGCCAAGTGATGTAAGATCAGTCATAGAAAACACCGAGCTGGATAACTTCTGTTTGTCGCGACTGAGATATAGACATCCATGGGAGCTCTTGTTCGGAAACATCAGCAAAGGGAATGTGTGTGTTGCCGGAGATGCATTCCATCCCATGATGCCAGACATTGGCCAAGGTGGTTGTTCTGCTTTGGAAGATGGTGTTGTTCTAGCAAGGCGCCTAGGTGAGGTACTTTCCAAGAAACAAGGAACCCATTTGAAAGATGATAATGAAGAGAAAAAACAATACAAGAGGATTGAGGAAGCTATGAAGAAATATGCAAATGAGAGAAGATGGAGAGGCATTGATCTCATTAGCACATCTTATATGGTTGGTTTTATTCAGCAGGGTGGTTCTAAATTGGTTGGCTTTATGAGGGACAAATTATTGGCTACATTCCTTGGTGGCTTGTTACTCAAGAAATCTGATTTTGATTGTGGGAAATTACACAACTACTAA
- the LOC110262370 gene encoding uncharacterized protein LOC110262370 isoform X1, which translates to METTKVLVEEDIVIVGAGIAGLTTALGLHKLGIPSLVLESSDKLRATGFALSIWKNGWKALDAVDAANTLRSKHPQLQGSGTTSLITGQQTSTISFKELGKNEIRCVRRHIMLEALASELSSDTIRYLSKVVAIEESGFFKLLHLSDGTTIKTKVLIGCDGVNSVVAKWLGFKEAAFTRRCEIRGCAEYKNNHGFEPKFMQFFGDGFRAGVIPTDEKGIYWFFTWNPTSEDKDLEHNPAKLKHFALDKLEKMPSDVRSVIENTELDNFCLSRLRYRHPWELLFGNISKGNVCVAGDAFHPMMPDIGQGGCSALEDGVVLARRLGEVLSKKQGTHLKDDNEEKKQYKRIEEAMKKYANERRWRGIDLISTSYMVGFIQQGGSKLVGFMRDKLLATFLGGLLLKKSDFDCGKLHNY; encoded by the exons ATGGAAACAACAAAAGTGTTAGTTGAAGAAGATATTGTGATTGTTGGTGCTGGAATTGCTGGCCTCACTACTGCATTGGGACTTCACAA GTTGGGTATCCCAAGTTTGGTGTTAGAAAGTTCAGATAAATTGAGAGCCACTGGTTTTGCTCTATCAATATGGAAGAATGGATGGAAGGCCTTGGATGCTGTTGATGCTGCAAACACCCTCCGCTCCAAACATCCTCAACTTCAAGG GAGTGGGACTACTTCATTGATCACAGGACAGCAGACATCAACTATTTCTTTCAAGGAGCTAGGAAAGAA TGAAATTCGTTGTGTTAGAAGGCACATAATGTTGGAAGCacttgctagtgagctttctagtgacACAATCAGGTATTTGTCAAAGGTTGTTGCTATTGAGGAATCTGGATTCTTTAAGTTGCTCCATCTTTCTGATGGAACAACCATCAAAACTAAG GTTTTGATTGGTTGTGATGGAGTGAACTCTGTGGTTGCAAAGTGGTTAGGCTTCAAGGAGGCCGCTTTCACTAGAAGATGTGAAATCAGAGGATGTGCAGAGTACAAGAACAATCATGGATTCGAGCCTAAGTTCATGCAGTTCTTCGGTGATGGTTTTCGAGCTGGTGTTATTCCTACCGATGAAAAGGGTATTTATTGGTTTTTCACTTGGAATCCAACCAGTGAAG ATAAAGATCTAGAACATAACCCAGCTAAATTGAAGCATTTTGCATTGGACAAACTTGAGAAAATGCCAAGTGATGTAAGATCAGTCATAGAAAACACCGAGCTGGATAACTTCTGTTTGTCGCGACTGAGATATAGACATCCATGGGAGCTCTTGTTCGGAAACATCAGCAAAGGGAATGTGTGTGTTGCCGGAGATGCATTCCATCCCATGATGCCAGACATTGGCCAAGGTGGTTGTTCTGCTTTGGAAGATGGTGTTGTTCTAGCAAGGCGCCTAGGTGAGGTACTTTCCAAGAAACAAGGAACCCATTTGAAAGATGATAATGAAGAGAAAAAACAATACAAGAGGATTGAGGAAGCTATGAAGAAATATGCAAATGAGAGAAGATGGAGAGGCATTGATCTCATTAGCACATCTTATATGGTTGGTTTTATTCAGCAGGGTGGTTCTAAATTGGTTGGCTTTATGAGGGACAAATTATTGGCTACATTCCTTGGTGGCTTGTTACTCAAGAAATCTGATTTTGATTGTGGGAAATTACACAACTACTAA
- the LOC107617314 gene encoding uncharacterized protein LOC107617314 produces the protein METTKVLIEEDIVIVGAGIAGLTAALGLHRLGIPSLVLESSDKLRATGFALTVWKNAWKALDAVGVANTLRSKHLQLEGNVTTSLITRQQTSTGSFKNETRCVKRHLMLEALASEIPNDRIRYLSKVVAIEESGFSKILHLSDGTTIKTKVLIGCDGVNSVVTKWLGFKEAAFAGRSAIRGYTEYKNNHGFEPKFMQFFGDGFRTGVIPTDEKGVYWFFTWNQTNQEKDQEHDPTKLKQFVLDKLEKMPSDVRSVIENTELHSFFSSRLRYRHPWELLFGNISKGNVCVAGDAFHPMTPDLGQGGCSALEDGVVLARCLGDVFSKKQGTQQLKDDDEDEQQYKRIEEALKKYANERRWRGIDLISTAYMIGVIQQGGSKFVGFLRDKFLAAFLAGLLLKKSDFDCGKLDD, from the exons atggAAACAACAAAAGTGTTAATTGAAGAAGATATTGTGATTGTTGGTGCTGGAATTGCTGGCCTAACTGCTGCCTTAGGACTTCACAG GTTGGGTATCCCAAGTTTGGTGCTAGAATCTTCAGATAAACTGAGAGCTACTGGTTTTGCTCTAACAGTATGGAAGAATGCATGGAAGGCCTTGGATGCTGTTGGTGTTGCAAACACCCTCCGCTCCAAACATCTTCAACTTGAAGG GAATGTGACTACTTCATTGATCACAAGGCAACAGACATCAACTGGTTCTTTCAAGAA TGAAACTCGTTGTGTTAAAAGGCACTTAATGTTGGAAGCACTTGCCAGTGAGATTCCTAATGACAGAATCAGATACTTGTCAAAGGTTGTTGCTATTGAGGAATCTGGATTCTCTAAGATACTGCATCTTTCTGATGGAACAACCATCAAAACTAAG GTTTTGATTGGTTGTGATGGAGTGAACTCTGTGGTTACAAAGTGGTTAGGCTTCAAGGAGGCCGCTTTCGCCGGAAGATCTGCAATCAGGGGATATACAGAGTACAAGAACAATCATGGGTTTGAGCCCAAGTTTATGCAGTTCTTCGGAGACGGTTTTCGAACTGGGGTTATTCCTACTGATGAAAAGGGTGTTTATTGGTTTTTTACTTGGAATCAAACCAATCAAG AGAAAGATCAAGAACATGACCCAACTAAATTGAAGCAATTTGTGTTGGACAAGCTTGAGAAAATGCCAAGTGATGTAAGATCAGTCATAGAAAACACTGAGCTACATAGCTTCTTTTCGTCGCGACTTAGATATAGACATCCATGGGAGCTCTTGTTTGGAAACATCAGCAAAGGAAACGTTTGTGTGGCCGGAGATGCATTCCATCCCATGACTCCTGATCTTGGGCAAGGCGGTTGTTCTGCATTGGAAGATGGTGTTGTTCTTGCAAGGTGCTTAGGTGACGTATTCTCCAAGAAACAAGGAACACAGCAATTgaaagatgatgatgaagatgaacaACAATACAAGAGGATTGAGGAAGCTTTGAAGAAATATGCAAATGAGAGAAGATGGAGAGGCATTGATCTCATTAGCACTGCTTATATGATTGGTGTTATTCAGCAGGGTGGTTCTAAATTCGTTGGTTTTTTGAGGGACAAATTCTTGGCTGCATTCCTTGCTGGTTTGTTACTCAAGAAATCTGATTTTGATTGTGGAAAATTAGACGACTAA